TGATGGCGCCACCCCGACATCGATATTGACGGTGCCGGGCGCCTGAAAGTGAATGATCTGCCAGCGATCGACTGGTCCCGGCTTCTGCAGCTGGGCGGCCCAAAACGGCGGCGGTTCGATGCCTTTCATCCAGCGGGTCACGGTCACGGTCTTGTCGCCATGGGTCACATCGAACGGCGCTTCGGCGACGGCGTCATTGCCGATGCTGCCGCCATGCACGAAGGTCTCGTGCGTCAGGTCCATCAGATTGTCGACGACCAGCCGGTAATCGCATTTGACGTGGATGGTCTTGCCGTCGCCCGCCCAGGCCGGATCGTCGTTCCAGTGCATGTCGGGCACCAGCGCAGGGTCGGCCATCGCCGGATCGCCCATCCATAGCCAGACGAAGCGGTGACGCTCGACGACCGGATAGGCGTGCACGCTGGCCGACGGATTGATGGTCTCCTGCGACGGCATGAAGGTGCAGCGGCCGGACGGATTGAATTTCAGGCCGTGATAGCCGCACACCACATGGTCGCCTTCGAGGCGGCCCTTCGAGAGCGGCACCAGGCGATGCCAGCAGGCGTCTTCCAGCGCCGTCACATGGCCGTCGGCCTGCCGGTACATCACCACGTGCTTGCCGCAGATCGTCCGCGGAAACAGGGCGCGCTTGATATCGGCATCCCATGCGGCGGCGTACCAGGCGTTCATCGGGAAGGGACGGGTCATACGAAAATACCTCTGAAGGGACCGGGTGCATCCCGACTGTATACAATACCGCGAGAAATAACAATGCCGTAGGGAAAATCGGCTATTTTCCGACTAAAATGTATACATACTCATAAAATATCGTTGAATTCGAGGGAGTTAGACCGCGAAGCCTAAAGCGTGATGGCATTAGGTTCGATAGCCTGAATTTTTGAGGTAGTTGGCGCATTCTTGGGGTGTGAAGGCGTTGAGCAACTGACCGATTACGGCGCAGACCGCATCGACGGTTCGCGCGGCGGCCTTTCGGAGCAGATGTTTGAGCTTGGCAAAGACCTGTTCGATCGGGTTCAGGTCGGGTGAGTATTTGGGCAGAAAGAACAGCTTGGCACCGGCAGAACGGATGAGCTGACGCACGCTCTTGCTTTTGTGGCTGCCGAGATTGTCCATGACGACGATGTCGCCGGGCCGCAGGGTCGGCAGGAGAGCCTTTTCGACATAGGTCCGAAAGCTCTCGCCATCGATCGGTCCCTCGATGAACCATGGCGCATCGATCCGGTCATGGCGCAGGGCCGCCAGGAAGGTCATGGTCTTCCAGCGCCCGTGGGGAACCTTGGCGGGCAGTCTGCGCCCGCGCAGTGCCCATCCCCGCAAGGGAGCCATATCGGTCCGGGTCCAGGTCTCGTCGATGAAGACCAGCCGCTCAGCTTCGACGCGACCTTGATACTTTGTCCACTGGGACCGCCGCCGCGCCACGTCGGGACGATCGCGCTCGCCAGCCACCACGCTTTTTTTTGAAGCTGAGCTTCTCGGCATGCACGAAGTCCCACACCGAGTGGTAGTCGACCTTCAGGCCGCGTCCGGCGAGTTCGGCAACGAGCCCGCGTATGGTGAAATCGCTGTCCCTGAGCCGCTGCGACAGCCAGACCGCGTGGTCTCCCGAAATTGCTTTCGGCTTGTGGCCACCCATCTGGCCAGGCTCAACGCTGCCGGTCTCCTCGACCCGCTGCATCCAGCCGATGGCCGTGCTGATCGCGACCCCAAACCGCTTGGCGGCCTGATTGCGGGACATCCCTCCCTCAATTGCCGTCACGACACGCTTGCGCAAATCCAGAGAGTAAGGCTTGCCCATACATGCTGGCCTCCTAACCCAGCCTGCATGGTGAATCAGAAACACGCTGATTTGGGAATCCCAAATCGATTCAACCTAACCCCATCCCGCTTTAGCACGCCAGCGCAGGACCAATTTTCCCTTGTCATGCCCGGGCTTGGCTTGACCCGGGCATCCATCACACTTCGAAAATCCCCTTGCGAGAACGATGGATTGCCGGGTCAAGCCCGGCAATGACGAGCTGTGTTAGTGCCGGAAATGCCTGACGCCGGTGAACACCATGGCGATCCCGGCATCGTCGGCGGCCTTGATGACCTCGTCGTCGCGGATCGAGCCGCCGGGTTGAATGACCGCGGTGGCGCCGGCCTCGATCGCGACCAACAGCCCGTCGGCAAACGGAAAGAACGCGTCGGAGGCGACCACGGAGCCCTTGGTCATGGGCTCAGCCAGCTTCGCTTCGGCGGCGGCATCCTGCGCTTTGCGCGCGGCAATACGCGAGGAATCCACCCGGCTCATCTGTCCGGCGCCAATGCCGACAGTGGCGAGATCCTTGGCGTAGATGATGGTGTTGGATTTGACGTGCTTGGCGACGCGGAACGCGAATTTGAGGTCGCGCAGCTCCGCTTCCGTCGGCGCCCTCTTGGTCACCGTCTTGAGCGTGATGTCATCGACCACGGCGTTGTCGCGGCTCTGTACCAGCAAGCCACCGGCGACGGTCTTCGCGGTCAGGCCCGTCGCGCGCGGATCGGGCAGGCTGCCCGCGAGCAGCAGCCGCAAGTTTCGCCGCTTGGCGATGATCGCAATGGCTTCCTCGGTCGCATCGGGGGCAATGATGACTTCGGTCAAAATTTCGGTGATGACGCGCGCCGTATCGGCATCGAGCGTCCGATTGACGGCGATAATCCCGCCATACGGCGATTGGGTGTCGCAGGCGAAGGCCTTGCGATAGGCGCTGATGAGGTCGGCGCCCTCGGCGACGCCGCAGGGATTGGCGTGCTTGACGATGACGCAGGCCGCGGTGCGCGCCGGATCGAATTCGGCAATGCATTCATAGGCGGCGTCGGTGTCGTTGATGTTGTTGTAGGAGAGTTCCTTGCCCTGCAGCTGCCGCGCCGTGGCGACGCCCGGGCGCTTGTCGGGCGTGCGGTAGAAAGCGGCGGTCTGGTGCGGGTTCTCGCCGTAGCGCAGCGCCTGGATCAAGCGTCCGCCGAAGGCGCGATAATCCGGCGCGTCGGTCTTGTTCTGGGCCGCAAACCAGTTCGAGATCGCCGCGTCATAGGAGGCGGTACGGGCATAGGCCTTGGCGGCGAGACGGCGGCGCAGGGTCAAGGTCGTCGCGCCCTGGTTGGCGGCGAGTTCGTCGAGCACCGCCTGATAGTCCTGCGCCTCGACGACGACCGCAACGTCGTCGTGGTTCTTCGCCGCGGCGCGGATCATCGCGGGGCCGCCGATGTCGATGTTCTCGATGCACTCCTCGTAGCCGGCGCCCTTGTCGACGGTGGCCTCGAACGGATAGAGATTGACCACCAGAAGGTCGATCGGCGCGATGCCATGGCTCTTCATCGCCGCGGCATGTTCGGCATTGTCGCGGATCGCCAGCAGTCCGCCATGCACCTTCGGGTGCAGGGTCTTGACCCGGCCGTCCATCATCTCTGGAAAACCCGTCAGTTCCGAAACGTCCCTGACCTTGAGGCCCGCGGCGACAATCGCCTTCGCGGTGCCGCCGGTGGAGACCAGCTCGATGCCGTGGCCGGCCAGCGCGCGGGCGAATTCGATCAGCCCCGATTTGTCCGAAACGGACAACAGAGCGCGGGTTACGCGGCGCGGACGGTCGGTCATGGGTTCAATCCTGCAAAACAGGCCTGCCCGGTAGCACGGTTTGATGCGGCGTGAAACCGCCGCCGGCTCGGCACCCTGGAAATTGCGGGGATAGTGGCGTCCAGCTTCCGGAAGGCTTTCAGGCGGCCTTTGCCTTGATGGTCGGGATCTGACTTACATCCTCGGTTTGCTCGGCATGCCAGGTGTCGTAAGCGCTCTGCATCCGGGTCCAAATTCCCGCGCCGTCGCCAAAGAGCTTGCCGAGCCGAACTCCGATAGCGGGGGATACAGGCTTTCGTTCCTGCAGGATGTCATAAAGATGCTGGCGCGAAATCCCGAGCAAGCTGGCGATTTCGGCCTTGGTCCGGCCGGTGGCCGGAATAATGTCATCGCGAAGCAACGCGCCGGGATGAGTGGGGCAGCGATTCTTGCCGCGCTTTGCCGCATAGGCCATGTTTGCTCCTTCGAGCACGATGATATTTGATCGAAGCCGGACACTCAAACTATACTCCGTCATTGCGAGCGCAGCGAAGCAATCCATTGGTGACGTAGCAAGGTTGGATTGCTTCGCTGCGCTCGCAATGACGGCCCTTAAACCTCCTACAGCGGCAATTCCGGCTCGCGGCGGGCGTTGCGCCTTGCTGCCGTGGTCGAGGCCGACGTCGTCGAGCGAACGAAGCTCCAGCGGATCGAGGGGGCGTGCCGAGAATCCTGCCGGATCACGATCTGGGCGGTGCGGCGGGGGCCGTCATTGCCGGCCAGGAACACGCTGTCCTCGAGCTCGACCTTGTCGTCGAGCGCCTCGAAAGTCCAGACGTCGCGGTTCGGCAGCACCAGCATCACGCCGCGGGCGTCGGAAAGGCGGCTCGCCTTCACCGCGGGGTGCAGATGAAATCGCAGCGCGTAGTCGGTTTCGTTGCCCCTGATCCGCCCCCCCGGGGCCGGCGCCACGGTGTCCTCGCCGTCGAGCCTGGAGCCGTCATGCGCGGCCATCAGCACCCGGCGATGCACCACGCCGAACTTGGCGAGGTAGCCGTCATGCGACGTGGTCAGCAGCACGCCGCTGGCGACCGTCTCGCGATGGCTTTCGACATGGACCGGGCCGCTGACGATGGGCGAGCCCTGCAGCAGCCGCTTCATCGCCGACAGCTCGACGAACTGGCACGATGAGGTGTCATGGTAGGCCAAGGTGGAATGCGCCGGCGTGCTGCGCGCAAAGGCGCGCCAGTTGTCGCGCCCGGTGCTGGGCATGCCGCAATTGACGATGATCCGGCTGAGACCGGAGGACAATTCGAACGAGAGACAGCCGGCATGGGCGTCGTGGCTGACGCTCGGCGGCGGCGGCGCGCCGGTGTCCATGATGACCGTCATCGCGCCGGCATCGAGGCGCTGAAAGCCGGTATGCGGCATGTTCGCCATCGGCGCGCCATGAGTGTCGTCATAGGCGAGCAGCGTCGCCAGCAGATCGGACGGCGCGCTGCTCATGCCGTTGAACAACGCAAAGCTGCCGTCGCCATGGCGGAAGAAGCGCAGCATCGGCATCATGCGGTCAATGGCGTTCAACAGCGCCGCCGGCGGCGCGATGTTGCGGGCGGCGAAGGTCTGCCGCAGCGGCAGCAGGTCGATCAACAGCTCGATCAGCGCGCCGGGATTGCGCGAGATGTGCCCGCCGTCCGGGAGGATCTGCCGCTGCAGCTCGTCGGAAAGCTTGCGCGTTGCGGCGCGGATGTGGCGCGCCTGGTTGGCGAGGCAGAGCGAGGCGTAGCATAGCGCGATCAGCACCTGCAGCCGCGGCACGCCGTCGGCGATGTCGAGCATCGTGTAACGCAAATAGCGGATTTCGCGCGTCAGGCTGCGCAGATAGCGCCGGTAGAATTTGCCGTCGGTGTCGCCGAGCACCAATGGGGCCTGCGACAGCAGCGAGATGACGCGGCGCGCCAGCACGTCGGCGCGGCGGCCGACCGGGCGCTTGTGCGCCGGATTTGAAATCCAGTCGTCAATCAGCGAGCGCGCATTGGCGCGGGTCAGCGCGGTGTCGGCGGCGCGCAAATGCCGCAACCATCCGAAGCCGAGCAGCGCCACCTCCCAGTCTTCCGACGGCGGCTCGAGATCGAAGATCGAGCGGCCGTGGCAGGTCACGATCTTGCCGGCGAACACGAAGCGGCCGGCATAGATCTCGGCGGCGCGGGTGGCGTCGGCGGTGCGCAGATCGTGCGGGGCGATGATCAGGCGATCGGTGCGGCCCGGCCATAGCCGCGACAGCGCCACCGAGCCCCCGCTCGCACGCGCCATCAGGTTCCGCGCGAAGCGGCCCATGATCAGCGTCGAGATACGTCTGCGTTGAGCGACCGACACGCCTTGCCTTGATCGGGAGGATTCGATGCGAATCCTTTTAATCCGGAAACGCGGCCAAGACACCCTCTTGAAAACGGACGAATCAGCGAGGGAGTGCCAAAATCCGGTTTGAAATCAAGATTTAATCAGCCGGGCGGCGTAAAAGCCATCGAGACCGCCCAGGCGGGGGTCGTCGTGCGGCAGATGGCAGGGCAGGGTGCGCAAATCGCCGTCCGGGGTCAGGATTTCGCTGAGGCCCGCGACCTCGCCGGCGTCGATCGGGGCGCGGCGCATGCCCGGCTCATTGGCGAGAAGGGTTGAAATGGCCTGCTCGCCTTCTTCCGGTTCAAGCGAACAGGTGCAGTAGACCAGCGTCCCGCCCGGCTTGAGCAGCGCGGTGGCCCTTTGCAGCAGCCGTTTCTGCACCGCCATCAGCGCGCCGATATCGGCCTCCTGCCGCAGCCAGGCCACGTCCGGGTGGCGCCGGATGGTGCCGGTCGAGGCGCAGGGCGCGTCGACCAAGATACCGTCGAAACCACCGCTATTGTTTCCCCCTTGCCACTCGGCGGCGTCGGCCACCACCGTTTCCGCCTCCAGCGCCAGCCGGGCGAGATTTTCGCGCAGCCGCGCCATGCGGCCGGGCGAACGGTCGACCGCGGTGACGCGCGCGCCGGCCTGGATCAGTTGCGCGGTCTTGCCGCCGGGGGCGGCGCAGAGATCGGCGATGGTCTTGCCGGTGATGTCGCCGAACAGGCGCGCCGGTAAGGCGGCGGCGGCGTCCTGCACCCACCACTGGCCTTCGGCGAAGCCCGGCAGCATCTTCACCGAGCCCTGCAGCAGCGTGCGCACGGTCCCGGTCGGCAGCGTTTCGCCGTGCAGGCGCGTCGCCCACTGCGCGGGATCGGACTTCACGGTGATATCGAGCGACGGTTCGTGGCTGAGCGCCACCGCCATCTCGCGCGCGGTGGTTTCCCCGTAATGCGCGATCCAGCGCGCCAGCAGCCACTCGGGAATATCGAGTGTCTGCGACTTGACCTCGTCGATCAGCGGCTGTCCTTCGCGCGCGCAGCGGCGCAACACCGCGTTGACGAGCCCCGCATATTTGGCGGCGCGCCGGTCCGACTGCACCAGCCGCACCGACAGGTCGACCGCGGCGTGATCGGGAACGTCCATCCAGAGAATCTGCGCGGCGCCGATCAGGAGCGCGCTCTGCGCGCGGGGGGCGTCGGTCGGAATGCCGCGATCGAGCAGCCGCGACAGCACATGGCCGAGCGTGCCGAGCCGCCGCAGGATCGTCGCCACCAGCCGCCGCATCAGGGCGCGGTCGCGATCGGGCAGCGTCTTCAGTCCGGGATGGGCGCCGGCGCCATCGAGCTGGTCATCGAGCGTCCGTCGCTTGTGCAGAACGCCGTCGAGAATATCCGCCGCGATCCGCCGCGCCGCTAGACCGGGCACCTCGGACGGCATTGCGAATCGTTGAGGAGCCATGGAGCGGGAACATCTCGGGAAAAGGGGTGAAGGATCGGCGCGGTTTTGGCCATGCCGCCGAATGGACGGCACCTCTGACACGCGAATAAGCCAAATATAAGAATCGCCTTGAAGATTTCACAGTTCGGGCGCGATCTTTATTCCTGAGCCTTGAACCGAGGGGGATTGATCCGATGGCTGGAAACGCTGACGCGACGGACGCGTCCTCGCCGCCCGCAACGGCCGTCGCCGTCCCCGAACGCAGGCAACTCACGCCGGCGGCCCAGCGCGCGCTCGCCGAGGCCGAAGCGCGCCGGCAGGCCGCCGAGGCCAATGCCCGGCCTGCCGCAAGGGAATTGCAGGGACCGAAAGGTCCGGAACCGACGCGCTATGGCGACTGGGAGAACAAGGGCATCGCCTCGGATTTCTGAGCGGGAGCTCTCAGGTCCGGTCGTGGCCCTTGCCGATTTGGGGCGACTCACCCTAGTTTGGGAATATGTCCCCATTTAACAGAATAAATACTTATCAGGGCAGGCCACCTTTTCAGAAAAGGTCCTGGCGCCGTCGGCTTTCGGCTGCCCTGCCCTGGCTATTCGTTTTGGGCGTGGTAGCGGGCACGCTGCTGCCGGTGCGGCGATGGGCGCATTGGCCGGCTTCGGTCTCCTCGCAGCCATCGGCCGACAGCCAGGCGGCGCGGGATAGCGAAATGGTCTGGAAGAGTGCCGGAAATCCCGGCGTCCGCCACCCGGTCGATGTGATCCGGACCATCGATGGCGACACGTTCGAGGCGCGGGTGTATCTGCGGCCGGGGCTCGATCTGACGACGCGGGTTCGCTTGCGCGGCATCGATGCGCCGGAGCTGAAGGCGTCCTGTCCGCAGGAATTGCAGATGGCGGAAGCCGCCGGAGAAGCCTTGCGCAACCTGCTCGGAGAGGGCGAGGTCACGATCTACAATATCGGCCCCGACAAATATAACGGGCGCGTCGTTGCCGATATCGCGACGCGCCGCACCGACAACGTCTCGGCGGCGCTGGTCGCCAGGGGTTTCGTGCGCAGTTATGGCGGCGGCCGCCGCATCGGCTGGTGTGCGGGATAAGCCTTCAAACGAAAGAGCCGCGCAGCAGCGCGGCTTTGTATGTCCGTGCGTCATTCCGGGATGGTCCGAAGGACCAGACCTCAGGTGCGCAATTGCGCACCGGGGAATCTCGAGATTCCCCGATGCGCAATTGCGCATCTGAGGTTCGCTCGTTTCACTCGCGCCCCGGAATGACGAAAGTGGAGCTCAGTGAGTCACGACGACGGTCGTGCCGACGGAGACGCGCTGATAGAGGTCGGTGATATCGGCGTTCAGCATGCGGATGCAGCCATAGGAGACGAAGCCGCCGACCGAGCCCGGCATGTTGGTGCCGTGGATGGCGTATTCGCCGCCGGCCAGCGTCATCGCGGCGACGCCCATCGGATTCCGCGGCGAGCCGCCGGGGATCACGCTCGGCATCGATGGCTTGTCGCGCCTGACTTCGGCGGGTGGCGACCAGGCCGGATTGGTGTACTTGCCGTCGATCCGGGTGGTGCCGGCCCACTGCTTGCCGGCGCGGCCGACGCCGACGGGATAGCGAACCGCGCGGCCCTGATCGACCACGAAATAGAGACGGCGTTCATGGGTCTTCACCACGATCGTTCCCGGCGAATA
The genomic region above belongs to Bradyrhizobium sediminis and contains:
- a CDS encoding RsmB/NOP family class I SAM-dependent RNA methyltransferase, which codes for MAPQRFAMPSEVPGLAARRIAADILDGVLHKRRTLDDQLDGAGAHPGLKTLPDRDRALMRRLVATILRRLGTLGHVLSRLLDRGIPTDAPRAQSALLIGAAQILWMDVPDHAAVDLSVRLVQSDRRAAKYAGLVNAVLRRCAREGQPLIDEVKSQTLDIPEWLLARWIAHYGETTAREMAVALSHEPSLDITVKSDPAQWATRLHGETLPTGTVRTLLQGSVKMLPGFAEGQWWVQDAAAALPARLFGDITGKTIADLCAAPGGKTAQLIQAGARVTAVDRSPGRMARLRENLARLALEAETVVADAAEWQGGNNSGGFDGILVDAPCASTGTIRRHPDVAWLRQEADIGALMAVQKRLLQRATALLKPGGTLVYCTCSLEPEEGEQAISTLLANEPGMRRAPIDAGEVAGLSEILTPDGDLRTLPCHLPHDDPRLGGLDGFYAARLIKS
- a CDS encoding heparinase II/III family protein, whose product is MGRFARNLMARASGGSVALSRLWPGRTDRLIIAPHDLRTADATRAAEIYAGRFVFAGKIVTCHGRSIFDLEPPSEDWEVALLGFGWLRHLRAADTALTRANARSLIDDWISNPAHKRPVGRRADVLARRVISLLSQAPLVLGDTDGKFYRRYLRSLTREIRYLRYTMLDIADGVPRLQVLIALCYASLCLANQARHIRAATRKLSDELQRQILPDGGHISRNPGALIELLIDLLPLRQTFAARNIAPPAALLNAIDRMMPMLRFFRHGDGSFALFNGMSSAPSDLLATLLAYDDTHGAPMANMPHTGFQRLDAGAMTVIMDTGAPPPPSVSHDAHAGCLSFELSSGLSRIIVNCGMPSTGRDNWRAFARSTPAHSTLAYHDTSSCQFVELSAMKRLLQGSPIVSGPVHVESHRETVASGVLLTTSHDGYLAKFGVVHRRVLMAAHDGSRLDGEDTVAPAPGGRIRGNETDYALRFHLHPAVKASRLSDARGVMLVLPNRDVWTFEALDDKVELEDSVFLAGNDGPRRTAQIVIRQDSRHAPSIRWSFVRSTTSASTTAARRNARREPELPL
- the purH gene encoding bifunctional phosphoribosylaminoimidazolecarboxamide formyltransferase/IMP cyclohydrolase; this encodes MTDRPRRVTRALLSVSDKSGLIEFARALAGHGIELVSTGGTAKAIVAAGLKVRDVSELTGFPEMMDGRVKTLHPKVHGGLLAIRDNAEHAAAMKSHGIAPIDLLVVNLYPFEATVDKGAGYEECIENIDIGGPAMIRAAAKNHDDVAVVVEAQDYQAVLDELAANQGATTLTLRRRLAAKAYARTASYDAAISNWFAAQNKTDAPDYRAFGGRLIQALRYGENPHQTAAFYRTPDKRPGVATARQLQGKELSYNNINDTDAAYECIAEFDPARTAACVIVKHANPCGVAEGADLISAYRKAFACDTQSPYGGIIAVNRTLDADTARVITEILTEVIIAPDATEEAIAIIAKRRNLRLLLAGSLPDPRATGLTAKTVAGGLLVQSRDNAVVDDITLKTVTKRAPTEAELRDLKFAFRVAKHVKSNTIIYAKDLATVGIGAGQMSRVDSSRIAARKAQDAAAEAKLAEPMTKGSVVASDAFFPFADGLLVAIEAGATAVIQPGGSIRDDEVIKAADDAGIAMVFTGVRHFRH
- a CDS encoding IS630 family transposase (programmed frameshift), which encodes MGKPYSLDLRKRVVTAIEGGMSRNQAAKRFGVAISTAIGWMQRVEETGSVEPGQMGGHKPKAISGDHAVWLSQRLRDSDFTIRGLVAELAGRGLKVDYHSVWDFVHAEKLSFKKSVVAGERDRPDVARRRSQWTKYQGRVEAERLVFIDETWTRTDMAPLRGWALRGRRLPAKVPHGRWKTMTFLAALRHDRIDAPWFIEGPIDGESFRTYVEKALLPTLRPGDIVVMDNLGSHKSKSVRQLIRSAGAKLFFLPKYSPDLNPIEQVFAKLKHLLRKAAARTVDAVCAVIGQLLNAFTPQECANYLKNSGYRT
- a CDS encoding DUF1674 domain-containing protein → MAGNADATDASSPPATAVAVPERRQLTPAAQRALAEAEARRQAAEANARPAARELQGPKGPEPTRYGDWENKGIASDF
- a CDS encoding HigA family addiction module antitoxin codes for the protein MAYAAKRGKNRCPTHPGALLRDDIIPATGRTKAEIASLLGISRQHLYDILQERKPVSPAIGVRLGKLFGDGAGIWTRMQSAYDTWHAEQTEDVSQIPTIKAKAA
- a CDS encoding aromatic ring-hydroxylating dioxygenase subunit alpha, whose protein sequence is MTRPFPMNAWYAAAWDADIKRALFPRTICGKHVVMYRQADGHVTALEDACWHRLVPLSKGRLEGDHVVCGYHGLKFNPSGRCTFMPSQETINPSASVHAYPVVERHRFVWLWMGDPAMADPALVPDMHWNDDPAWAGDGKTIHVKCDYRLVVDNLMDLTHETFVHGGSIGNDAVAEAPFDVTHGDKTVTVTRWMKGIEPPPFWAAQLQKPGPVDRWQIIHFQAPGTVNIDVGVAPSGTGAPEGDRSQGVNGYVLNTMTPETETTCHYFWAFARNYRRTEQRLTTEIREGVSGIFREDEVILEAQQRAIDENPDRVFYNLNIDAGAMWARRMIDRMVIRENPPSAMQAAE
- a CDS encoding thermonuclease family protein codes for the protein MSPFNRINTYQGRPPFQKRSWRRRLSAALPWLFVLGVVAGTLLPVRRWAHWPASVSSQPSADSQAARDSEMVWKSAGNPGVRHPVDVIRTIDGDTFEARVYLRPGLDLTTRVRLRGIDAPELKASCPQELQMAEAAGEALRNLLGEGEVTIYNIGPDKYNGRVVADIATRRTDNVSAALVARGFVRSYGGGRRIGWCAG
- a CDS encoding L,D-transpeptidase, translating into MSLRIAVALAATIGVGTLLSTAAEARPDIVGFRGDYSPGTIVVKTHERRLYFVVDQGRAVRYPVGVGRAGKQWAGTTRIDGKYTNPAWSPPAEVRRDKPSMPSVIPGGSPRNPMGVAAMTLAGGEYAIHGTNMPGSVGGFVSYGCIRMLNADITDLYQRVSVGTTVVVTH